One Baekduia alba genomic window, ACGGCGAGGCCGCCGCGCGTCAGGACCGGGCACGGACCCAGCTCGCGACGCTCAGCGCGCGCGAGCACGAGGTCGCGCTGGCGGTCGGCGAGGGCCGGGCGAACGCCGAGATCGCGACCGAGCTCCACATGAGCGTCGCGACCGTGAAGGCCCACGTCTCCAAGCTCCTGGCCAAGCTCGACGTCGACAACCGCGTCCAGATCGCCCTGCTCGTCCAGGCGGCGGGCCGGGATTAGGGGCTAGGCGCGGGGGCGGAGGCCGAGCAGGAGGCGCCGGACGGCGTCCTCGATCAGGTCGTCGAGCGGGTCGTCGCCGAGCATGCCGTTGTTGGCGAGCGCGACGAGGCCCTGAAGGGCGGCGAAGGCGACGATGGCGACGCGGTGCGGGTCGCCGGCGACGATCGCGCCCGCGGCCTGGCCCTCGGCGACCGCGCCGAGGGCGGGGGCGAACGCGCGCTCGCCGGCCTCGGTCAGCTCGGCGGGCGCGCCGGCCTGGTGCTTGCTGGCGAACATCAGCTCGACGAGCGCCGGGTGCGCGGTCGCGTAGGCGATGTAGGCGCGGCCGAGGCTGAGGAGGCGGGCGTCGAAGTCCGGGCCGGCGTCCGCGACGGCGGTCGCGAGGATCGCGCCGAGCTGCTCGAAGCCGTTCTGGGCGAGCGCGTCGAGCAGGGCCTGCTTGTCGGCGAAGTGGCGCCGGGGCGCGGCGTGGCTGACCCCGACGTCGCGGGCCAGCTCGCGCAGCGACAGCGTCTGGGCGCCGCCGCTCTCGAGCGCCTGCTCGCCCGCGCGCAGCAGCGCCTCGCGGAGGTTGCCGTGGTGGTAGGGCCGCGCGACGGTCGTCACGCGATGGATCGTACCTCGCCGAGTAGACGCTGACAGCATTGTTGTCATTGACACCTTTGTCGGCGCCGTCTACATTCGCGTCCATGTCTTCCTCCAAGTGGACCGCCGCGGACCTCCCCGATCTGGCCGGGCGCACGATCGTCGTCACCGGAGCCTCCAGCGGCCTGGGGGCCGTGACCGCGCGGGAGCTCGCCCGGGCGGGCGCGAACGTCGTGTTGGCGGTACGCGACGTCGCCAAGGGCCAGGGCGTCGCGGAGCGGTTCACGGGGTCGTGGGAGGTGCGGCCGCTGGATCTCGCCTCGCTGGACTCGGTGCGCGCGTTCGCCGACGACTGGACCGGCGACCTCGACGTCCTCATCAACAACGCCGGCATCATGGCCGTGCCGCAGGGCAAGACGGCCGACGGCTTCGAGTTGCAGTTCGGGACCAACCACCTCGGCCACTTCGCGCTGACGAACCTGCTGCTCGGGCAGGTGCGCGACCGCGTCGTGACGGTCTCGTCGGGGGCGCATCGCTTCGGCCGGATGTCCTTCGACGACCTCAACTGGGAGCGCCGGCGCTACGACCGCTGGCGCGTGTACGGGCAGACCAAGTTGTCCAACCTGCTGTTCACGACGGAGCTGCAGCGCCGGCTGACCGAGGCCGGCTCCGGCGTGCGCGCCGTCGCGGCGCATCCGGGCTATGCCAACACGCATCTCCAGGACCACACCGGCAGCCGGGTGCAGCACGTGCTGATGTCGACGCTCGGCAACCGCCTGTTGGCGCAGAGCGACGAGATGGGCGCGCTGCCGACGCTGTACGCGGCCACCCAGGAGATCCCGGGCGACGCGTTCGTCGGCCCGGACGGCTTCATGGAGCAGCGCGGTCACCCGAAGGTGGTCGGCCGGGCGAAGGCCGCGCAGAGCGAGGAGGACGCCCGGCGGCTGTGGGACGTCAGCGAGGAGCTGACCGGCGTGCGCTTCGGGCTGTCGACGGCCGCGGCGTAGAGGGCGCACGCCGCACGGCGTCGCCCGGGCCGGGCGACGCCTACAACAAGCTGGTCTGCTCGCCGTAGGGCGACTCGTGCACCGCGTGCCCGGCGAGCGCGGCGAGCTCCTCGGCCAGCGTGGGGGTGGGCTCGTCGCCGTCGGGCTCGG contains:
- a CDS encoding TetR/AcrR family transcriptional regulator — encoded protein: MTTVARPYHHGNLREALLRAGEQALESGGAQTLSLRELARDVGVSHAAPRRHFADKQALLDALAQNGFEQLGAILATAVADAGPDFDARLLSLGRAYIAYATAHPALVELMFASKHQAGAPAELTEAGERAFAPALGAVAEGQAAGAIVAGDPHRVAIVAFAALQGLVALANNGMLGDDPLDDLIEDAVRRLLLGLRPRA
- a CDS encoding oxidoreductase yields the protein MSSSKWTAADLPDLAGRTIVVTGASSGLGAVTARELARAGANVVLAVRDVAKGQGVAERFTGSWEVRPLDLASLDSVRAFADDWTGDLDVLINNAGIMAVPQGKTADGFELQFGTNHLGHFALTNLLLGQVRDRVVTVSSGAHRFGRMSFDDLNWERRRYDRWRVYGQTKLSNLLFTTELQRRLTEAGSGVRAVAAHPGYANTHLQDHTGSRVQHVLMSTLGNRLLAQSDEMGALPTLYAATQEIPGDAFVGPDGFMEQRGHPKVVGRAKAAQSEEDARRLWDVSEELTGVRFGLSTAAA